From Nicotiana tabacum cultivar K326 chromosome 15, ASM71507v2, whole genome shotgun sequence, the proteins below share one genomic window:
- the LOC107820158 gene encoding uncharacterized protein LOC107820158, with translation MAPPENDGRGKKKLEEESSNGVVGSNVADSDSDSDHDYGMYVDGRSMSRKLREEYNRQVDESEGFDINLGLPLEVSVVAPINPQWGFENIPRYTELSHMAIDDFNSQNNKRYEFVKNLTVNTSLAAGFWCRITFQARDADAAASDAVKTFQTLAWWGIDGDKEIIFCRLKKQSSGEGGERPPDSNVDVKAMQ, from the exons ATGGCACCTCCAGAGAATGATGGCCGAGGGAAAAAAAAGTTGGAAGAGGAGAGTAGTAATGGAGTAGTTGGGTCAAATGTCGCTGATTCTGATTCTGATTCTGATCACGATTATGGTATGTATGTCGACGGTCGCAGTATGTCCCGGAAACTTCGGGAGGAATATAATCGGCAGGTGGATGAGAGCGAG GGGTTTGATATCAATTTGGGTTTGCCATTGGAGGTTAGTGTGGTAGCTCCAATTAATCCACAATGGGGTTTCGAGAACATCCCAAGATATACCGAGCTGTCTCACATGGCCATTGATGATTTCAATTCACAGAAT AATAAACGGTACGAATTTGTCAAAAATTTGACTGTGAACACATCACTTGCTGCTGGGTTTTGGTGTCGTATCACCTTTCAAGCCAGGGATGCTGATGCTGCTGCTTCTGATGCTGTAAAGACCTTTCAAACATTGGCATGGTGGGGAATTGATGGAGACAAAGAAATTATATTTTGCAGGCTTAAGAAACAATCCAGTGGTGAAG GTGGTGAGCGGCCTCCGGATTCCAATGTTGATGTGAAAGCTATGCAGTGA
- the LOC107820157 gene encoding uncharacterized protein LOC107820157: protein MADVEFSLKDSGILLPNVRKQGRMNVCYAYSTGEAVSALFAKEFSEPPVELSIQQIADLLPINFNYENRLHRTDEVGCYFGSHVDALLYARDFGLFKECDYPRRGSRNKDDIPPIPDKPRYRIGHANRVCIAGDPHRKDSERLVTAEEINRVLAYQPMVGAIDIYDSFANFKGDGVYMGRIAKERNQGGHSILIIGWGIKDGIEYYLIKNTWGENWGDGGYAKVRRDLVYMLTYPEGVDKVGNHYEDYNSSETKKEKGKCAPGSSETKKEKGKGAPSSGGSRKGKEKAR from the exons ATGGCAGATGTAGAATTTAGTTTGAAAGATAGTGGGATACTTCTTCCGAACGTCCGAAAACAAGGCAGGATGA ATGTGTGCTATGCATATAGCACGGGAGAAGCCGTATCGGCTCTATTTGCAAAAGAATTCAGTGAACCTCCTGTTGAACTCTCTATACAACAAATCGCAGATCTATTGCCAATAAACTTTAATTACGAAAATAGACTTCACAGAACAGATGAAGTCGGGTGTTATTTTGGTTCGCATGTTGATGCTCTTCTATACGCAAGAGACTTTGGTTTGTTCAAAGAATGTGACTATCCCAGAAGAGGGAGTAGAAATAAAGATGATATCCCTCCTATCCCTGAT AAACCGAGATATCGAATTGGACATGCCAATCGTGTGTGTATTGCTGGGGATCCACATAGGAAGGATTCTGAGAGATTAGTCACTGCAGAAGAGATTAATCGAGTGTTGGCATACCAACCTATGGTTGGTGCAATCGATATCTATGACAGTTTCGCCAACTTCAAGGGAGAT GGTGTCTATATGGGACGCATTGCTAAGGAAAGGAATCAAGGTGGACATTCTATTCTCATAATAGGATGGGGCATTAAGGATGGAATAGAATACTACTTGATTAAGAACACATGGGGTGAGAACTGGGGGGACGGAGGATATGCTAAAGTAAGAAGGGACTTAGTATACATGTTGACTTATCCTGAAGGCGTTGATAAAGTTGGTAACCATTATGAGGATTATAACAGCAGTGAAACCAAAAAGGAGAAGGGAAAATGTGCTCCTGGCAGCAGTGAAACCAAAAAGGAGAAGGGGAAAGGTGCTCCTAGCAGTGGTGGATCCAGAAAAGGGAAGGAGAAAGCCCGATAG
- the LOC142169409 gene encoding uncharacterized protein LOC142169409 isoform X2, whose protein sequence is MAPPEIDGRGKKKLEEESSNGVGSNVADSDSDSDHDYGMYVDGRSMSRKLREEYNRQVDESEGFDINLDLPLGVRMVAPINPQRGFENIPRYTELSRMAIGDFNSQNNKRYEFVKNLTVNTSLAAGFWCRITFQARDADASDAVKTFQTLAWWGIDGDKEVIFCRLKKQSSGEGGERPPDSNVDVKATQ, encoded by the exons ATGGCACCTCCAGAGATTGATGGCCGAGGGAAAAAAAAGTTGGAAGAGGAGAGCAGTAATGGAGTAGGTTCAAATGTCGCTGATTCCGATTCTGATTCTGATCACGATTATGGTATGTATGTCGACGGTCGCAGTATGTCCCGGAAACTTCGGGAGGAATATAATCGGCAGGTGGATGAGAGCGAG GGTTTTGATATCAATTTGGATTTGCCATTGGGGGTTCGTATGGTGGCTCCAATTAATCCACAACGGGGTTTCGAGAACATCCCAAGATATACCGAGCTGTCTCGTATGGCCATTGGCGATTTCAATTCACAGAAT AATAAAAGGTACGAATTTGTCAAAAATTTGACTGTGAACACATCACTTGCTGCTGGGTTTTGGTGTCGTATCACCTTTCAAGCCAGGGATGCTGATGCTTCTGATGCTGTAAAGACCTTTCAAACATTGGCGTGGTGGGGAATTGATGGAGACAAAGAAGTTATATTTTGCAGGCTTAAGAAACAATCCAGTGGTGAAG GTGGTGAGCGGCCTCCTGATTCCAATGTCGATGTGAAAGCTACTCAGTGA
- the LOC142169409 gene encoding uncharacterized protein LOC142169409 isoform X1, translated as MAPPEIDGRGKKKLEEESSNGVGSNVADSDSDSDHDYGMYVDGRSMSRKLREEYNRQVDESEGFDINLDLPLGVRMVAPINPQRGFENIPRYTELSRMAIGDFNSQNNKRYEFVKNLTVNTSLAAGFWCRITFQARDADASDAVKTFQTLAWWGIDGDKEVIFCRLKKQSSGEGTLLGAMVKLPLCDLYVTGSSVEAATNACIRVVSGLLIPMSM; from the exons ATGGCACCTCCAGAGATTGATGGCCGAGGGAAAAAAAAGTTGGAAGAGGAGAGCAGTAATGGAGTAGGTTCAAATGTCGCTGATTCCGATTCTGATTCTGATCACGATTATGGTATGTATGTCGACGGTCGCAGTATGTCCCGGAAACTTCGGGAGGAATATAATCGGCAGGTGGATGAGAGCGAG GGTTTTGATATCAATTTGGATTTGCCATTGGGGGTTCGTATGGTGGCTCCAATTAATCCACAACGGGGTTTCGAGAACATCCCAAGATATACCGAGCTGTCTCGTATGGCCATTGGCGATTTCAATTCACAGAAT AATAAAAGGTACGAATTTGTCAAAAATTTGACTGTGAACACATCACTTGCTGCTGGGTTTTGGTGTCGTATCACCTTTCAAGCCAGGGATGCTGATGCTTCTGATGCTGTAAAGACCTTTCAAACATTGGCGTGGTGGGGAATTGATGGAGACAAAGAAGTTATATTTTGCAGGCTTAAGAAACAATCCAGTGGTGAAG GAACACTCCTTGGAGCAATGGTGAAGCTGCCTCTGTGTGACCTGTACGTCACGGGTTCGAgcgtggaagcagccactaatgcttgcattagg GTGGTGAGCGGCCTCCTGATTCCAATGTCGATGTGA